The following proteins are co-located in the Pseudomonas fluorescens genome:
- the fliH gene encoding flagellar assembly protein FliH produces MSNKDETPSDLIRARDVGGFDIWSLPSFDPHVPEPEPAYVEEPPAQMEEVPLDEVQPLTLEELEAIRQEAYNEGFAAGEKDGFRSTTLKVRQEAEEALSVKLASLERLMGSLFDPIAEQDSQLEKAMVGLVEHIARQVIQRELVLDSSHLESVMREALKLLPLGVGNVRLYINPQDFEQVKALRERHEETWRIVEDAALLPGGCRVETEHSRIDATVETRISQIMAKLFDQLHEQALHPAEPDLSVDLDAPDAP; encoded by the coding sequence ATGTCGAACAAAGATGAGACGCCCAGCGATCTGATTCGCGCGCGGGATGTCGGCGGGTTCGACATCTGGTCGTTGCCCAGTTTCGACCCGCATGTGCCGGAGCCGGAACCTGCGTATGTCGAAGAGCCGCCTGCGCAAATGGAAGAGGTGCCGCTGGATGAAGTCCAGCCACTGACCCTTGAAGAATTGGAAGCCATCCGTCAGGAGGCCTACAACGAAGGCTTTGCGGCGGGTGAAAAAGACGGTTTTCGCAGCACCACGCTGAAGGTGCGCCAGGAAGCCGAAGAGGCCTTGAGCGTCAAGCTGGCCAGCCTGGAACGCTTGATGGGCAGCCTGTTCGATCCTATCGCCGAACAGGATTCGCAACTGGAAAAAGCCATGGTCGGCCTGGTTGAGCACATCGCTCGCCAAGTGATCCAGCGCGAACTGGTGCTCGATTCCAGCCACCTCGAAAGCGTGATGCGCGAAGCCCTCAAGCTGCTGCCCTTGGGCGTCGGCAATGTGCGCTTGTACATCAACCCCCAGGATTTCGAGCAGGTCAAAGCCCTGCGCGAGCGCCACGAAGAAACCTGGCGCATCGTCGAGGACGCGGCGCTGCTGCCCGGCGGTTGCCGCGTCGAGACCGAACACAGCCGCATCGATGCCACGGTGGAAACCCGCATCAGCCAGATCATGGCCAAGCTCTTCGATCAACTCCATGAACAGGCCCTGCACCCGGCCGAGCCTGACCTGAGCGTGGACCTGGACGCCCCCGATGCGCCTTGA
- the fliG gene encoding flagellar motor switch protein FliG: MNDRAAVAKLTKVDKAAVLLLSLGETDAAQVLRHMGPKEVQRVGVAMAQMRNVHREQVEQVMSEFVEIVGDQTSLGVGSDSYIRKMLTSALGEDKANGLIDRILLGGNTSGLDSLKWMEPRAVADVIRYEHPQIQAIVVAYLDPDQAGEVLGHFDHKVRLDIILRVSSLNTVQPAALKELNTILEKQFSGNSNASRTTLGGIKRAADIMNFLDSSVEGQLMDSIREIDDTLSGQIEDLMFVFNNLSDVDDRGIQALLREVSSDVLVLALKGSDEGVKEKIFKNMSKRASELLRDDLEAKGPVRVSDVETAQKEILTIARRMAEAGEIVLGGKGGEEMI, encoded by the coding sequence ATGAATGATCGAGCCGCTGTTGCCAAGCTCACCAAGGTCGATAAAGCCGCAGTCCTGCTGCTGTCTTTGGGTGAGACCGACGCCGCACAAGTGCTGCGCCACATGGGCCCCAAAGAGGTTCAGCGCGTGGGCGTGGCCATGGCGCAGATGCGCAATGTGCACCGTGAGCAAGTCGAGCAGGTGATGAGCGAGTTCGTCGAAATCGTCGGCGACCAGACCAGCCTGGGCGTCGGTTCCGACAGCTATATCCGCAAGATGCTCACCTCGGCCCTCGGCGAAGACAAGGCCAACGGCCTGATCGACCGCATCCTGCTGGGCGGCAACACCAGTGGCCTGGACAGCCTGAAATGGATGGAACCGCGCGCCGTGGCCGACGTGATCCGCTACGAGCACCCGCAGATCCAGGCCATCGTGGTTGCCTACCTCGACCCGGACCAGGCCGGTGAAGTGCTCGGCCACTTCGACCATAAAGTGCGCCTGGACATCATCCTGCGCGTGTCGTCGCTGAACACGGTGCAGCCGGCCGCGCTGAAAGAACTCAACACGATTCTCGAGAAGCAGTTCTCGGGCAACTCGAATGCCTCGCGTACCACCCTGGGTGGCATCAAGCGCGCGGCCGACATCATGAACTTCCTCGACAGTTCGGTCGAAGGCCAGTTGATGGACTCGATCCGCGAGATCGACGACACCCTGTCCGGCCAGATCGAAGACCTCATGTTCGTGTTCAACAACCTCTCCGATGTCGACGACCGTGGTATCCAGGCGTTGCTGCGTGAGGTGTCGTCCGACGTTTTGGTGCTGGCCCTCAAGGGTTCGGACGAAGGCGTCAAAGAGAAGATCTTCAAGAACATGTCCAAGCGCGCGTCCGAACTGTTGCGCGACGACCTGGAAGCCAAAGGCCCGGTACGCGTCAGCGACGTGGAAACCGCCCAGAAGGAAATCCTCACCATTGCCCGCCGTATGGCCGAAGCCGGAGAAATCGTTCTCGGCGGGAAGGGCGGCGAAGAAATGATCTAA
- the fliF gene encoding flagellar basal-body MS-ring/collar protein FliF, whose amino-acid sequence MAEAVVDNVPAKTDGKPPLFGLSFLENLSEMTMLRQVGLMVGLAASVAIGFAVVLWSQQPDYRPLYGSLAGMDSKQIMETLAAADIAYTVEPNSGALLVKADDVARARMKLAAAGVTPSDSNIGFEILDKDQGLGTSQFMEATRYRRGLEGELARTISSLNNVKGARVHLAIPKSSVFVRDERKPSASVLVELFSGRSLEPGQVLAIINLVATSVPELSKSQITVVDQKGNLLSDMAENSALTQAGKQFDYSRRMESMLTQRVHNILQPVLGNDRYKAEVSADVDFSAVESTSEQFNPDQPALRSEQSTSEQRTASNGPQGVPGALSNQPPAPASAPQTTGGAAATAAAIQPGQPLLDANGQQIMDPATGQPMLAPYPADKRNQSTKNFELDRSISHTKQQQGKINRLSVSVVVDDQVKVNAADGAVTRAPWSADELARFTRLVQDAVGFDASRGDSVSVINMPFSVERGEVITDPAFYTQPWFWDIVKQVLGVLFILVLVFGVLRPVLNNITGHGKKQLALAGSDVELGGMGGLDGELANDRVSLGGPQSILLPSPSEGYDAQLNAIKSLVAEDPGRVAQVVKEWINADE is encoded by the coding sequence TCCGAAATGACCATGTTGCGTCAGGTGGGCCTGATGGTCGGCCTGGCTGCCAGCGTGGCGATTGGTTTTGCCGTGGTGCTGTGGTCGCAGCAACCTGATTACCGCCCGCTGTACGGCAGCCTGGCCGGCATGGATTCCAAGCAGATCATGGAAACCCTGGCCGCCGCCGACATCGCCTATACCGTAGAACCCAACTCCGGCGCGTTGCTGGTCAAGGCCGATGACGTCGCCCGTGCACGCATGAAGCTGGCCGCCGCCGGCGTGACGCCGTCCGACAGCAATATCGGTTTTGAAATCCTCGACAAGGACCAGGGCCTGGGTACCAGCCAGTTCATGGAAGCCACCCGCTACCGTCGTGGCCTGGAAGGCGAGTTGGCGCGCACCATCTCAAGCCTCAACAACGTCAAGGGCGCCCGCGTGCACCTGGCGATTCCGAAGAGCTCGGTGTTTGTCCGTGACGAACGCAAGCCGAGCGCCTCGGTGCTGGTCGAGCTGTTTTCCGGGCGTTCCCTGGAGCCTGGCCAGGTGCTGGCGATCATCAACCTGGTGGCCACCAGCGTTCCCGAACTGAGCAAATCGCAAATTACCGTCGTCGACCAGAAGGGCAACCTGCTGTCGGACATGGCAGAAAATTCTGCGCTGACCCAGGCCGGCAAGCAGTTCGATTACAGCCGTCGCATGGAAAGCATGCTCACCCAGCGCGTGCATAATATTTTGCAGCCGGTGCTCGGCAACGACCGCTACAAGGCTGAAGTGTCCGCCGACGTGGACTTCAGCGCGGTCGAATCGACCTCTGAACAGTTCAACCCGGACCAGCCGGCCCTGCGCAGCGAGCAGTCGACCAGCGAACAACGCACCGCCAGCAATGGCCCGCAAGGTGTGCCGGGTGCCCTGAGCAACCAGCCGCCGGCACCGGCTTCGGCGCCGCAAACCACGGGCGGCGCTGCCGCGACCGCCGCTGCGATTCAGCCTGGCCAGCCATTGTTGGACGCCAACGGTCAGCAGATCATGGACCCGGCCACCGGCCAGCCGATGCTCGCGCCATACCCGGCGGACAAGCGTAACCAGTCGACCAAGAACTTCGAGCTCGACCGTTCCATCAGCCACACCAAACAGCAGCAGGGCAAAATCAATCGCCTGTCGGTGTCGGTGGTGGTCGATGACCAGGTCAAGGTCAATGCCGCTGACGGTGCGGTGACCCGTGCGCCGTGGAGTGCCGACGAATTGGCGCGCTTCACTCGCCTGGTACAGGACGCCGTTGGTTTTGACGCCAGCCGGGGTGACAGCGTCAGCGTGATCAACATGCCGTTCTCGGTCGAGCGTGGCGAAGTCATTACCGACCCTGCGTTCTACACACAGCCGTGGTTCTGGGACATCGTCAAGCAAGTGCTGGGTGTGTTGTTCATCCTGGTGCTGGTGTTCGGCGTGCTGCGTCCGGTGCTCAACAACATCACCGGCCACGGCAAGAAGCAGCTTGCCCTTGCAGGAAGCGACGTCGAGTTGGGTGGCATGGGCGGCCTGGACGGCGAACTGGCCAACGACCGCGTCAGCCTGGGCGGCCCGCAAAGTATTCTGTTGCCAAGCCCGAGCGAAGGCTATGACGCTCAGCTGAATGCAATCAAGAGTCTGGTAGCAGAAGACCCGGGCCGTGTGGCTCAGGTCGTGAAAGAGTGGATTAACGCAGATGAATGA